CGCTAGTCTGCTTATTTTTCTTAACTCTGGTTTTGGGTGTATGtgttagatttaaattaaaaacaatatatatttctaaaagataaaaccaataatttcttatcaatatgaaatgttttttttcatcaatttcatttagaattctttgaaattaattttttatttatctataattaattttaagtattttaatatttcatgttataattaatattcatgcaaaaaaaaaaatttcaacaaaatcttaactcattaatttaattttggattaaaatttagATACAATAACCATGCTTTAAAACTAATTTCTCCTGACTGATTGTCAATGAATCAATTCAATCCAATAGCTTAACCTGTTAGGTGAagtctcaagatataatttatattattctctaacaccccTCTTAAGTGGAAGtattttggacttgaatttACATAAGGCCACGTtacattgtatttattttttattaaataaatgaagatgatgagatttaaactcgtgatcatttggtcatcaaggctctgatataAGGgcaaaaaaccaatttaactCGGTGCCTTAAACTATTAAGTGagattttaagatatgatttatattattctgtaATATCAATGACAtgcatttttcattcaaaatacaagaaaattgaTCTTACAAGCGACCGAGCTGTATTCATGCATTCTAATCATTCTAAACAATTCTCACAATTCTTTATTTTAAGAGTATGTTTATTATTGTGgtaatattatttgttataacagttattttttaaaatattttttaattaaaaatatattgaaataatatttttaaattttttaaaaaattatttttgatatcaatacattaaaataataaaaaaaaaacttaatttaaataaaaaataaaaaaaataaacttaattttttaaaaaatatttttaatatataaaaacaaacagacaATCTACCCGACAACCTTCAAATCATTAGGAAAGGCGGCATCTTTAATTTGTTACTTTTACGTAAAAAGTGTTGGTTTTTTCCTTCTCGAAAACAGAAAACCACCTTCGATGTGCAACGCAACATTTCATGCGCCAAGTCAGCTAGCTGCTGTCAAAACCCTGAAATATTGGAAATTAAAGTTTGCTGGTAGTAATTGTAGGTTATATCTTTAGTGAACATCTTGGATTCAATTTGCGAAATTCTCAGTTATTcttgaattaatataaatcttgcaactcaagataatttgtttttttttttacaaagactTATTCTTCAAGTTGATACAATGAATGAATTAAagagtttttcaattttccttcttttgaaaatgatttgtaaaTAAGCTGAATGTGTTTTTCTTCCTCTATATTTGTGGTTGGATTGCTCCAAGTCCACTcactatttttaaattcaataaaaaatggtgtttgattattattattttaaaaataaaaaaataaaaaacaacaaaaacagagaaaatgtatgtacatataatttatgttttggattttatatatttccttttattttttagttaaatatatttttattttttttactaaacaaGCACAACatacatgtaaatataaattcaaaatatctttactctaataaaaaaaatttaatttagtaacAATTGTTATTATAAGCCTACAAATTTTCGCTTTGGAAGGCATGCTTTTAAATAGAATATGAATTTCAGAAGGTATTtctttagtaattaataaaCTTCTATACTTTTCTCTTAGATGCACCaacaattttgattattaatagCTTTGTTAATAGCTTTATATTTACAACTATATAAACACACAAATTGTCGTTTGTAACTGGTTtgagacaaaaataataaaatttaattctacaTTCCTAATTATGCTCTGCAAATTACAAacaataaacattaataaaattatatgccaaaattatttttctttgttatttcaaATTGGCCCAACTTTCTCttaagaatcaaattttgagaaatAGTGATAGTACAAATGGGAATCGGTGTGGTGGATTTTGTCCAAGAGGGTATGTGAGTGGTGCGGATGAAGTGCAAGAATTGCTGCCAGAAATGaggaaagaagaggagaaagaggAGCACTTTAGGAGGAGGAGGCTACATGCTAACCCTGGAATAGGGTCAAGGAAGCATAGGGTCTTAAGGAGAAGGCAAGTGAAGATTGAGGCGGAAGCATGGGAACTGGCAACGAAAGAATATAAGGAGCTTTTGAAGGATATGTGTGAGCATAAGTTGGCTCCTAATTTGCCATATATGAAGAGTTTGTTCCTTGGTTGGTTTGAGCCTTTTAGAGACGCAATTGCGAAAGAGCAGGAGTTGATTAGAACGGGAAAGAGTAGGCAGGGTTATGCTCCGTATTTTGATCTGTTGCCAGCTGACAAAATGTCTGTTATTGCAATGCATCAACTCGCAGCAATGGTAATGACAGGTGGGGAACATGGATGTGCAAGAGTTGTGACTGCTGCTTGTATGATTGGTGATGCAATTGAGCAGGAGGtaagtaatttttaatgttttatatttaattgcgGTTTGATTTCTAGACAGaggatataaaaatattgaaagataagggaaaacctaaagtttcttaaatttacttttagacAACCTTCATCTGAGGTGATGAACTAGGAAGAAAGATGAAAGTTACTATGTACAATTATGAGATAAAAATCAGCTATGGAGCTAGTAGTGCCtggaaaattagattttgaagttACGTTCCGTAAAGTTTTGTCGAATGTTGAATGGGGGTTTtctggatttctttttttatatatctatagtTTTTACTTTCAGTCCAAGTTCTTCTGCTGTTCATGGTTCCAGGGAGGACACTAATGTAGGTACGAAAAACAATGTAGTGTAAGATCCTTTAGATAGtaaatttttacaattttttcaaTAAGTGTTAAACTTTTCATATCACGGGCCTTATTAGGCTGAATATTCTACTACGCCTTTCTTTTTTGAGCTACAATTTCTTCAAAGCATGGGCATGGTGGACTCATAAGAGTGACATTCAACTTTCCTTTGTCAGAGCTCATCTCATGTTTCGACATTGTTTCACTATGGATTTATACTTTTGCATTTCCCTGTTGGGGACAGcaattatatttatcatttcaatTATGTGTGTTCTTCTTTGTGCCTTTGTTTTGTAAGTTGTTTAAGTTTTTCTCTTAGTTTAGATGTTAAAGGCATGCGTGACACTTTGCTCTACTGTCTCTTCTGACTATGGGAGCtgcttcctcttttcttttcctttttttcttttaaaaaaagaactataCAATGAAGAGATATTTAGGTGTACCATTCTTAATCCATTTTTTGGAACTCCTAACTCTTCAGTCTTGTTCTCTTTCTTTGAACTGAGGACTGAATCTGTAACAGTTTCTGTGATGAAACAGATTAGAATACACaatatcttggagaaaacaaggaagaaaaaggaaaatgctAATGATAGCAAGAATGGTGTAGAAGGTGAATCCCCTGCTGTCATGAAGGAACAAGAAAACCTAAGAAAAAAGGTTgctgatttgattaaaaaacaaaagctgcCAGCTGTGAGGAAGATTGTGAAGGGGAAGGATGATTCAAAACCATGGAATGCAGATGCTAGGGCTAAGGTTTGTGTGCTTGTAATCATTGATAAATGCTAATTTTCTTGAACAAATGTATCGTGTACGAATTTGATTTCTGTCCTTGCGCTTTGCAGGTTGGAAGCCGTCTAATTGAATTGCTGTTACAAACAGCTTATATACAGCCTCCCTGTGATCAGTTAGCTGATAGTCCATCTGAACCTCGACCTGCATTTGTACATGCATTCAGAACCGTGTCATATGAAAATAAGTATGGAGTCATTCTTTAATTGACTCATGAGctcaatttatcttttcttcctTGTAATTGCTCCTAGCTGATGCACAATGGCCTTTTCTTAAACAGGAAGTGCGCGAAAAAATATGGTGTTATACAATGTGACCCACTAGTCCTCAAAGGCCTAGAGAAAACTGTGAGTAACCCTGTCATATTTTGTTCTTCTAGTGATATCTAGTTGTCATATTTTATCATCCTTTATGACATGAACTTGTGTCGGGGTGCCATATACTTTCAAAGCTGATAGATTAGTTTCTAGATTTTAGAGCTGAAACATATCAGATTTGGAGGTAATTTCCATGGTGCCTCTAAAGTTGCAGATGTTtgtctttcattcttttttcttgcacaAGAAGTCATAAAAATGTTGTTTCTCCAAACAGGCTAGGCACATGGTGATTCCTTATATGCCAATGTTGGTGCCACCACTTAGATGGAGGGAGAGGGTATGTtaacttgttttatatttacattttttCCACGAttgtcttgttttaattttatattttttagttggatATATTCCAAGTTTGGAAATATTAACATAGTGTTTTGGTTACTTCTGCTTGATGCCTGGAGctgttttcaattttcatggTTGGATATATTTTGGTTATATGAAGAGTTTGTTCCTTGGTTGGTTTGAGCCTTTTACAGACGTAATTGCGAAAGAGCAGGAGTTGATTAGAACGGGGAAGAGTAGGCAGGGTTATCCTCCGTATTTTGATGTCTTGCAAGCTGACACGATGTCTGTTATTGCAATGCATCAACTCGCAGTAATGGTAATGACAGGTGGGGAACATGGATGTGCAAGAGTTGTGACTGCTGCTTGTATGATTGGTGATGCAATTGAGCAGGAGGtaagtaatttttaatgttttatatttacttgCGGTTTGATTTGTAGACAGAGGATAATGAGTGCCCATATAAAAGTATTGAAAGATAAGGGAAAACCTAAAGTttcttaaatttacttttagacAACCTTCATCTGAGGTGATGAACTAGGAAGAAAGATGAAAGTTACTATGTACAATTATGAGATAAAAATCAGCTATGGAGCTAGTAGTGCCtggaaaattagattttgaagttACGTTCCGTAAAGTTTTGTCGAATGTTGAATGGGGGTTTtctggatttcttttttatatatctatagtTTTTACTTTCAGTCCAAGTTCTTCTGATGTTCATGGTTCCAGGGAGGACACTAATGTAGGTACGAAAAACAATGTAGTGTAAGATCCTTTAGACAGTaagtttttttacaattttttcatTAAGTGTTAAACTTTTCATATCACGGGCTTTATTAGGCTGAATATTCTACTACGCCTTTCTTTTTTGAGCTACAATTTCTTCAAAGCATGGGCATGGTGGACTCATAAGAGTGACATTCAACTTTCCTTTGTCAGAGCTCATCTCATGTTTCGACATTGTTTCACTATGGATTTATACTTTTGCATTTCCCTGTTGGGGACAACaattatctttatcatttcAATTATGTGTGTTCTTGTTTGTGCCTTTGTTTTGTAAGTTGTTTAAGTTTTTCTCTTAGTTTAGATGTTAAAGGCATGCGTGACACTTTTCTCTACTGTCTCTTCTGACTATGGGAGCtgcttcctcttttcttttcctttttttcttttaaaaaaagaactataCAATGAAGAGATATTTAGGTGTACCATTCTTAATCCATTTTTTGGAACTCCTAACTCTTCAGTCTTGTTCTCTTTCTTTGAACTGAGGACTGAATCTGTAACAGTTTCTGTGATGAAACAGATTAGAATACACaatatcttggagaaaacaaggaagaaaaaggaaaatgctAATGATAGCAAGAATGGTGTAGAAGGTGAATCCCCTGCTGTCATGAAGGAACAAGAAAACCTAAGAAAAAAGGTTactgatttgattaaaaaacaaaagctgcCAGCTGTGAGGAAGATTGTGAAGGGGAAGGATGATTCAAAACCATGGAATGCAGATGCTACAGCCTCCCTGTGATCAGTTAGCTGATAGTCCATCTGAACCTCGACCTGCATTTGTACATACATTCAGAACCGTGTCATATGAAAATAAGTATGGAGTCATTCTTTAATTGACTCGATGAGctcaatttatcttttcttcctTGTAATTGCTCCTAACTGATGCACAATGGCCTTTTCTTAAACAGGAAGTGCGCGAAAAAATATGGTGTTATACAATGTGACCCACTAGTCCTATGTCATGCGGATACATGGTGCTAAACAGCAACGTGAAGCAGTTAAGAGGGCACCTAGGAAGCAGCTACGACCAGTTTTTGAGGTCTGTACACATTAGATGCATTGCATGGTTACTGATgcgtattttattgtttgaactAAATCATCTTTTGGTACTAACATGTGATGTTCTTTGAACACAATCTTATACTGATAATTGTGTATACCTTCACATGCTATCACATGTGTAGATTTTACCAGCGTAGCTTCTGGTTTAACAAGGATTCtcttttgtttgaattaattttccaGGCCCTGGATACACTAGGGAATACCAGATGGAGGGTAAATAAGAGGGTACTTAGTGTTGTTGATAGAATATGGAGTAATGGAGGCTGTCTTGCTGATTTGGTAGACCACAGTGATGTGAGTATCTTTTCTAACTTTCCTcaatgtaacttttttttttttctgagaaaCTCCTTTACCTTTACCTTTGTATTCCAAGAATTGATCATGATGTCTATAGCAACTAAAAAACCTTTCTCATTCAATTTCTTTATTTCAGGTTCCTTTACCTGAGAAGCTAGGAACAGAAGATGAAGCACTACTTAAGAAGTGGAAGTGGAAACTCAGAGGAGTGAAAAAAGAGAACAGGGAAAGACATGCACAGCGTTGTGACATAGAGCTTAAACTTGCTGTAAGActcattttactttattttagaCAGTACACTTTCAATCTTCTTGATGGCGTTCATGCCATCATTCTTAATTGGCTCCAGGTAGCACAGaagatgaaagatgaagaaggtTTCTATTATCCACACAATATTGACTTTCGTGGGCGTGCCTACCCCATGCACCCATACTTAAACCATCTTGGATCAGATCTTTGCCGGGAGATTTTGGAGTTCGCAGAGGGATGCCCTCTTGGAAAGTCAGGCTTACGCTGGCTGAAGATACACATTGCAAATCTATTTGCTGGTGGTGTAGACAAGCTATCTTATGAGGGACGGATAGCTTTTACTGAGAATCACCTTGATGATATATTTGATTCTGCAAACAAACCACTTGACGGAAAGCGTTGGTGGTTGCATGCAGAAGATCCATTTCAGTTCTTGGCTGTGTGCATTAACCTAACTGAAGCTTTGAGAAGCTCCTCGCCAGAAACATATATTTCACATATTCATGTTCATCAGGTATATCTTATCAATGTGCATTGTGCTCATATAAACTTTTTATGGACATTTTTTAAGGATTGTAAAGCATCCTACCCAATTGAGCACAGTTTTACTGGAATGTTAGGGAATGGATTGAGAGAGGCAGAGGTGTTAGGATGATGAATGGTAAAAGGAGAGTCAAGATTCTTTGTTATTGTACCTTGTATGCTttaggaaaacaaataaaatgataagCTTAAGTGGTTTCTATTGGTTCTATTACATAAAAAACTGTTGGACTATGTGGGACAATCAACTTAAGTACTCTTCCCTGGGCTTATCTTTGTTCTTCTGGCCTATAATTTTTCTCATAACCTGTTCTGCCTTCTGATGTACACCTTCCCTCTTATGGTTTTTTGTAGGATGGTTCCTGCAATGGCCTACAACACTACGCTGCACTTGGAAGAGACAAGGTAACGTCCTTAACTTGAATTGGATGATGTTatgaagtttttcttttctttatgattACTGCTGATAAACAAAACCATCTGTTTGTCTGATTTTCGTTTCCTAAGGCACTATGCTGATGCCAATCATTGTTGAATTCAAGTCGTGTTTTTTAGAAGTGGTCtgcaaacttttattttttgaacttcgtttttattttttgaaataaggaAAGTAATGcatttgattataattttgaatcCCTCTGCTTTTGTTAAATCATTGGAATCTTGAACAGTTGGGAGCAGCTGCTGTTAATCTAGTTGCAGGAGAGAAGCCTGCAGATGTCTACTCGGGAATAGCTGCTAGGTAAGAGGTTTCCTCATGATACAGTAGAAAAGATTTGAGCTAAGATGAGCTTTTGTTGAAGCAAACCAATGGAGCTGGTTGTTTTTACTCAGACTGATTTAAAGATTAGGTCGAAGATTTGAAAACGCAGAGATTTTTTGAGAAACTAAAGAACTTGTGCTGAAAATTGTGGAAACTCTTGGTTAGTGGGCTTAATAAAGGGATACTCTTCTTTAAATATGAAGTTCCATTTAATTACATGAGGACAGAATctgaatttttagatttataaccAACTCTTAATAGGATGACCCGCAAATATGATCCTAGGGATATAAACCAAAAATGCTTCCTAATTGGGTCCCAGTTTTTCTGAAACATACCTACCAGCATGTATTGGATCGAATAGAAATCTGCAATTAACATTATCATCCCAAAGACTAAGAGTTTGGAAGCCCTACTCTCacaaaactaaaagaagaatGTATTTCACTGGCCAAGTTTTCTGGCTTTCAAGGAAATCCAGGTATTTGTAATGAAGTAGTAACATCCAATCGAAGGTTAATATTTCTGCTTAAATTAGGAactttaatttgtttcaattcaaTCAAAGCAAAACTTTAGTCAGCAATGCTCTTATTTCATGGCCTTTGACCAGATAAATATGTTAGCCCTTCATGTGCAGTAGTCAAAGTCCTGTAGTATTCATTGGATATGTTTGATTGGAGCCAAATTTGTAAAGCCTCTacaagaatttttctttttcaatcctATATTTCTGTAGTGTATTTCTGGATGTGAAGCAAGCAGATATCTGCAAAAGGATGCtgtgataaacatgcacttttgcGATGCAGAGTACTTGATATCATGCGGAGGGATGCACAGAAAGATCCAGATGTTTTTCCTGATGCATTGCGtgcaaaagaattaattaaccAGGT
This DNA window, taken from Populus alba chromosome 17, ASM523922v2, whole genome shotgun sequence, encodes the following:
- the LOC118053515 gene encoding DNA-directed RNA polymerase 2, chloroplastic/mitochondrial-like, whose translation is MRKEEEKEEHFRRRRLHANPGIGSRKHRVLRRRQVKIEAEAWELATKEYKELLKDMCEHKLAPNLPYMKSLFLGWFEPFRDAIAKEQELIRTGKSRQGYAPYFDLLPADKMSVIAMHQLAAMVMTGGEHGCARVVTAACMIGDAIEQEIRIHNILEKTRKKKENANDSKNGVEGESPAVMKEQENLRKKVADLIKKQKLPAVRKIVKGKDDSKPWNADARAKVGSRLIELLLQTAYIQPPCDQLADSPSEPRPAFVHAFRTVSYENKKCAKKYGVIQCDPLVLKGLEKTARHMVIPYMPMLVPPLRWRERSLFLGWFEPFTDVIAKEQELIRTGKSRQGYPPYFDVLQADTMSVIAMHQLAVMVMTGGEHGCARVVTAACMIGDAIEQEIRIHNILEKTRKKKENANDSKNGVEGESPAVMKEQENLRKKMLQPPCDQLADSPSEPRPAFSYVMRIHGAKQQREAVKRAPRKQLRPVFEALDTLGNTRWRVNKRVLSVVDRIWSNGGCLADLVDHSDVPLPEKLGTEDEALLKKWKWKLRGVKKENRERHAQRCDIELKLAVAQKMKDEEGFYYPHNIDFRGRAYPMHPYLNHLGSDLCREILEFAEGCPLGKSGLRWLKIHIANLFAGGVDKLSYEGRIAFTENHLDDIFDSANKPLDGKRWWLHAEDPFQFLAVCINLTEALRSSSPETYISHIHVHQDGSCNGLQHYAALGRDKLGAAAVNLVAGEKPADVYSGIAARVLDIMRRDAQKDPDVFPDALRAKELINQVDRKLVKQTVMTSVYGVTYIGARDQIKRRLKERGITEESDIFGCSCYAAKVTLTALGEMFEAARSIMNWLGDCAKIIASENEPVRWTTPLGLPVVQPYRKLGTRSIKTSLQVLILQKETDKVMVQRQRTAFPPNFVHSLDSSHMMMTAVACKGAGLNFAGVHDSYWTHACDVDEMNRILREKFVKLYETPILENLLESFEKSFPTLSFPPLPDRGDFELREVLESPYFFN